In Candidatus Defluviilinea proxima, a single genomic region encodes these proteins:
- a CDS encoding polyprenyl synthetase family protein translates to MDIKSLLPSIESELQKQVSRLDQPRTKHFHEMITYHMGWTGEGAGPEATGKRIRPVMVLLCTSAAGGDWQSALSAAAAVELVHNFSLVHDDIQDNSPKRRGRDTVWTKWGMPMAINVGDALFVLSNQAIIDLKEKYPAEIVVKAAEILHNTCLDLTRGQYMDMSYEKRTDLTPDDYWPMIAGKTAALLSACCHLGAVLGGADEEKQDAYRSFGQYLGLAFQVQDDILGIWGNEAITGKSVASDLVEGKNSLPVLAGLSANKKFAERWRQGPIHAFEVEELAKLLATEGGYGTAHEASKQMTDLALLNLREADPQGEAGDALFDLAEKLLKREQ, encoded by the coding sequence ATGGACATCAAATCCCTTCTCCCCTCCATCGAATCAGAACTTCAAAAACAGGTTTCACGTCTCGATCAGCCTCGCACAAAACACTTCCATGAAATGATCACCTACCACATGGGCTGGACTGGCGAGGGCGCAGGTCCAGAAGCCACGGGCAAACGCATCCGCCCAGTGATGGTTTTGTTATGCACTTCGGCGGCAGGCGGTGATTGGCAATCTGCTTTATCTGCCGCGGCGGCAGTTGAACTGGTGCACAACTTCTCTCTTGTTCATGATGATATTCAAGATAATTCACCAAAGCGCCGAGGCAGAGATACCGTTTGGACGAAATGGGGCATGCCCATGGCGATCAATGTAGGTGATGCATTGTTTGTTTTGTCCAATCAAGCGATCATTGATCTAAAAGAAAAATACCCAGCAGAGATCGTGGTTAAAGCCGCAGAGATATTGCACAACACCTGTCTCGATCTAACACGCGGTCAATATATGGACATGTCCTACGAAAAGCGCACAGACCTCACGCCCGATGATTACTGGCCGATGATCGCAGGTAAGACCGCGGCATTGCTTTCTGCATGTTGCCACCTCGGCGCTGTGCTCGGCGGTGCTGATGAAGAAAAACAGGATGCATATCGTTCCTTTGGTCAGTATTTAGGGCTCGCATTCCAAGTGCAAGATGATATTCTGGGCATATGGGGCAACGAGGCGATAACAGGCAAGTCTGTAGCAAGCGACCTTGTAGAGGGAAAGAACTCTTTACCTGTGCTTGCTGGTTTATCAGCCAACAAGAAGTTTGCAGAACGCTGGAGACAAGGTCCCATTCATGCGTTTGAGGTGGAAGAGTTGGCAAAACTCCTTGCCACAGAAGGCGGCTACGGGACAGCACACGAAGCGTCGAAGCAAATGACCGATCTCGCACTGCTGAATCTACGTGAGGCTGACCCTCAAGGTGAGGCGGGAGATGCATTATTCGATCTGGCAGAAAAACTTCTTAAGCGGGAGCAGTAA
- a CDS encoding response regulator yields MLPSEEKGTILYVEDNPDNRTLVRRILLSEDYKLLEATNAHEALETIKNTKPDLILMDINMPDMDGYTLTAKIKAIPGFARVPILALTANVMRGDKEKTLEAGCDGYIQKPIDFDELLREVERFIARSANA; encoded by the coding sequence ATGTTGCCATCAGAAGAAAAGGGTACAATTCTTTACGTAGAAGACAATCCAGACAACCGCACGTTGGTTCGCCGCATCTTACTTTCAGAAGATTATAAGTTGTTGGAAGCCACAAACGCCCATGAGGCGCTTGAGACGATCAAAAACACCAAGCCGGACTTGATCCTGATGGACATTAACATGCCCGACATGGACGGTTATACACTGACAGCAAAGATCAAAGCAATCCCCGGCTTCGCACGTGTTCCGATCCTGGCGTTGACGGCAAACGTCATGCGCGGTGATAAGGAAAAAACGCTCGAGGCGGGTTGCGATGGGTATATTCAAAAACCGATCGATTTCGATGAGTTATTAAGAGAGGTCGAACGATTCATTGCAAGGAGTGCAAATGCCTGA
- a CDS encoding response regulator: protein MPDNVLDTQPIKKPNIPKDATVLVVEDNVANFVLIARMLGYLGIHCEWKTSGYEVVEYADTLQRLDLILMDIRLPYEDGYGALKKIRASERLKSIPIIAVTAEASQDQMAKAQDSGFDGFLGKPLDPDRFPDQIRRILAGEAVWEFN from the coding sequence ATGCCTGATAATGTCCTGGACACCCAGCCCATCAAGAAACCAAATATCCCGAAGGATGCAACGGTATTGGTGGTGGAAGACAATGTTGCAAACTTTGTCCTGATCGCACGTATGCTAGGGTATTTGGGCATCCATTGTGAATGGAAAACATCTGGCTATGAAGTGGTGGAATATGCCGATACGCTTCAGCGCCTTGACTTGATCCTTATGGATATTCGCTTGCCGTACGAAGATGGTTACGGCGCGTTGAAAAAGATCAGGGCATCTGAGAGGCTCAAGAGCATCCCGATCATTGCTGTGACTGCGGAAGCGAGCCAAGATCAAATGGCAAAAGCTCAAGATTCAGGCTTTGATGGTTTTCTGGGCAAACCCCTTGACCCAGACCGGTTTCCCGACCAGATTCGCCGCATTCTTGCAGGCGAGGCGGTCTGGGAATTTAATTAA
- a CDS encoding GAF domain-containing protein encodes MTTNKSNGTPFFVTVFFTAVGNRLQLTQFSDPQSKDTQITIPRGTELTRDEMELHLKDGPLTVNLLDEATIPPPLLAYPKQLGCKIAAYVPILQEGRLRGVVLIGARDGQIIDEDVVNAFSRTIRLTANSITHKSSTTEPVNDRRTSEMRALNLLASSAASFNDLQSFYETIHDHVRNVIGDFSFVIALYEQKTNSISIPFMYDEGKLSTTEAFPLGEGLTSILIRTREPLMIVEDTMNRSIAMGAKVTGNRPAQSWMGVPLLAQGEAIGALIVQDNEKERSFNEDDLRFLTAVANQVSGTIYNIRILDESRWTALQFETAAEIARDISSSLNLDELLQKAVNLISARFHFYHASVFLRDPIGEYVVIREASGDAGTQLKRASYRLGIGSKSIVGFVASKGEKLIVNDTTRDATYYPNPLLPNTRAEAAIPLNIGDRIVGVLDVQSNAPYSFSDDNLRTLQILADQLAIAVVNTELFAETQEHLAQHRLLHHITTTAASGTTLSEALQSAVNGLQVTLGGDRVSILLADREKKHLEVKAAVGYGPEIYDLKIPIGNGITGWAAKNKRPIRTGNVKEDTRYIEGSINTKSELAIPMIYRSELLGVLNVESEQINAYTESDEELLGTLGGSLAAIIANARLLEQIRAQADRERILFEITDKIRRTTDLQTILTTTVSELTRATGASKVHIKAGTTTDEAQTRIGDESN; translated from the coding sequence ATGACAACCAATAAATCGAATGGAACGCCCTTCTTTGTAACAGTATTTTTTACTGCCGTGGGTAATCGCCTGCAACTTACCCAGTTCTCAGACCCACAAAGCAAGGATACCCAGATCACCATTCCACGCGGAACAGAATTAACGCGTGACGAAATGGAATTGCATCTCAAGGACGGCCCACTAACCGTCAACTTGCTGGATGAGGCAACCATACCACCGCCTCTGCTTGCTTATCCCAAACAATTGGGATGCAAAATAGCCGCGTATGTACCCATTCTTCAAGAAGGACGACTACGCGGTGTTGTGTTAATTGGGGCACGAGACGGTCAAATTATTGACGAGGATGTGGTCAATGCATTCAGTCGCACAATACGGCTGACTGCGAACTCCATCACCCACAAATCATCCACTACTGAACCAGTCAACGATCGCCGCACTTCTGAAATGAGGGCACTCAATTTACTTGCATCAAGTGCAGCGTCTTTCAATGATCTGCAATCTTTTTACGAAACCATTCACGATCACGTCCGCAATGTGATCGGCGATTTCAGTTTTGTCATTGCCCTTTACGAACAAAAAACCAACTCGATCAGCATACCTTTCATGTATGACGAAGGGAAACTTTCAACCACTGAGGCTTTCCCACTTGGCGAAGGTCTTACTTCTATTTTGATCCGCACTCGCGAACCACTCATGATCGTGGAAGACACAATGAATCGGTCCATCGCCATGGGAGCCAAAGTCACTGGCAACAGGCCTGCTCAATCATGGATGGGCGTTCCGCTTTTAGCGCAAGGCGAGGCGATTGGTGCGCTCATCGTACAAGATAACGAAAAAGAGCGTAGTTTCAACGAAGATGATCTGCGCTTCCTAACTGCGGTAGCCAATCAAGTTTCCGGTACGATATACAACATTCGCATCTTGGATGAAAGTCGCTGGACAGCGCTTCAATTTGAGACGGCGGCAGAGATCGCCCGTGATATTAGCAGTTCATTGAATCTGGATGAGTTGTTGCAAAAAGCTGTTAATCTGATCAGTGCCCGTTTCCATTTTTATCACGCCAGTGTTTTTCTCAGAGACCCCATCGGTGAGTATGTTGTTATCCGTGAGGCATCAGGTGATGCTGGCACACAATTGAAAAGAGCCAGTTACAGACTCGGTATCGGGTCAAAGTCCATTGTAGGTTTTGTAGCAAGCAAAGGCGAGAAGCTGATCGTCAATGACACAACTCGCGACGCTACTTACTATCCTAATCCCCTCTTACCCAATACGCGCGCAGAAGCTGCCATCCCATTGAACATTGGTGATCGTATCGTGGGTGTACTAGACGTACAAAGTAACGCACCCTACTCTTTCTCTGATGACAACCTGCGTACGCTTCAAATCCTTGCCGATCAATTAGCAATCGCGGTTGTTAACACAGAGCTTTTCGCAGAGACACAAGAACACCTCGCGCAACATCGATTGCTCCACCACATTACAACTACTGCCGCATCCGGTACAACTTTGAGCGAAGCCTTGCAATCTGCGGTCAACGGACTTCAGGTCACCCTTGGTGGAGACCGGGTTTCCATTTTGCTGGCTGACCGCGAAAAGAAACATCTGGAAGTTAAAGCCGCAGTTGGGTATGGACCCGAGATCTATGATCTCAAAATACCCATTGGCAATGGCATCACAGGTTGGGCCGCAAAGAACAAACGGCCGATACGAACCGGCAATGTCAAAGAAGATACACGTTATATTGAAGGAAGCATCAATACCAAATCTGAGCTTGCCATTCCCATGATTTACCGAAGCGAGTTACTTGGTGTGTTGAATGTGGAAAGTGAACAGATCAACGCCTACACAGAAAGCGACGAGGAATTGCTCGGCACGTTGGGTGGCAGTCTCGCTGCGATCATAGCGAACGCTCGTCTGTTGGAGCAAATCCGTGCGCAGGCTGACCGCGAACGTATCCTCTTTGAGATTACAGACAAGATCCGCCGCACAACCGACCTTCAAACCATTCTGACAACAACCGTCAGTGAATTGACTAGAGCCACAGGCGCAAGTAAGGTACATATCAAGGCAGGCACCACTACCGATGAAGCGCAAACAAGGATCGGCGATGAATCGAATTAA
- a CDS encoding GAF domain-containing protein → MNRINFDSVLKRTGEWYIIIVIAISQVIGLLGSIPGILSVQWNVEFNPAIGQLLSSLGFGLWAISQVIVLIICWQITPNARNQITLFVFGIKEPDKEKELTAWKEITNLVTQYGVIAFFVNIVITVLVPFLIVSLRRDTLTLVAESHIINSPAPVYILLGGFAAVCGATILSMFFIGRLTIPARVVLLPKDLDTQLLGRTGTLLGPRFQIIHLTLVLITVAVMAPIGYQQVIQTLSTNGNHLQILSDLQIRFLLLSVLVILLGAGFSFFSLQSISGPIRNLIDVLQKIEQGDLSQRVPVLATDEFATVAVQFNRMITRFEEFQSSLENQVSKRTKQLAATNEVGRVASSILDPDELLPKIANLITEQFDYYYAAIYLLDASEKWVELREATGQAGNVLKQNRHRLEVTGRSMVAASIREKAPRIVQNTAEEKQHVDNPLLPYTRSEIALPLMVGNRVLGALDVQSTKPADFGTDAIETMQNMAVQVAIALENARLFQEAQQSIRELRAIQKQYLLEGWNNIRSYNEELEYGVGDMGETEHQVIESPINLRDQVFGQISLEKTDDWTPEQRSLVDAVAAQAAIALENARLVSESRQIALRERTLTEINSKIWSSPTIESILQNVIKELGKRLDTSNASIELNLDDEL, encoded by the coding sequence ATGAATCGAATTAATTTTGACTCAGTCCTAAAACGGACGGGCGAATGGTACATCATTATCGTGATCGCCATTAGCCAGGTTATTGGCTTATTGGGGTCCATTCCTGGCATCCTATCCGTTCAATGGAATGTTGAATTCAACCCGGCTATTGGACAGTTGCTTTCATCACTTGGGTTTGGTTTGTGGGCTATCAGTCAGGTCATTGTTCTTATCATTTGCTGGCAGATCACACCGAACGCAAGGAATCAAATTACCCTTTTTGTATTCGGGATAAAAGAACCAGACAAAGAGAAGGAACTTACGGCGTGGAAAGAGATCACCAATCTTGTCACGCAGTATGGGGTCATCGCATTTTTTGTAAATATCGTTATCACCGTGCTTGTCCCTTTCCTCATTGTATCTCTGCGTAGAGATACCTTAACCCTGGTTGCTGAATCACATATTATTAATTCCCCAGCCCCAGTCTATATCCTCCTGGGCGGATTTGCTGCTGTTTGTGGCGCTACCATTCTAAGCATGTTTTTTATTGGACGCCTTACGATCCCAGCAAGAGTCGTCCTACTCCCAAAAGACTTGGATACTCAACTTCTAGGACGCACGGGAACATTGCTTGGACCCCGATTTCAGATCATACACCTTACACTGGTTCTCATAACCGTGGCAGTGATGGCTCCGATCGGGTATCAACAAGTGATACAGACTTTATCCACGAATGGCAACCATCTACAAATACTCAGCGACCTACAAATCCGATTTTTGCTTTTAAGTGTTCTCGTCATCCTTCTCGGCGCAGGTTTTTCTTTCTTCTCTTTGCAATCTATTTCAGGGCCCATCAGAAATCTGATTGATGTACTTCAAAAAATCGAACAGGGCGATCTCTCACAGCGCGTCCCTGTTCTTGCAACTGACGAATTCGCTACTGTGGCAGTTCAATTCAACCGCATGATCACGCGTTTTGAAGAGTTCCAATCATCATTGGAAAATCAGGTTTCAAAGCGCACAAAACAATTAGCCGCCACTAACGAGGTGGGAAGAGTAGCCTCGTCCATTCTTGACCCTGATGAACTCCTACCCAAAATCGCCAATCTGATCACAGAACAATTCGATTACTACTATGCGGCCATTTACCTTCTGGATGCGAGTGAGAAATGGGTCGAACTCAGAGAAGCTACTGGACAGGCAGGTAATGTTCTCAAACAAAACCGTCACCGTCTTGAAGTTACAGGCAGAAGCATGGTGGCGGCATCCATCCGCGAAAAAGCCCCGCGCATTGTACAAAATACAGCGGAGGAAAAACAACATGTGGATAATCCTCTCCTCCCCTACACACGCTCAGAAATCGCTCTACCCCTGATGGTCGGTAATCGCGTGCTTGGGGCGTTGGATGTTCAATCCACAAAGCCCGCAGACTTTGGCACAGACGCAATAGAAACCATGCAAAATATGGCCGTACAAGTCGCAATCGCCCTTGAGAATGCACGCCTGTTCCAAGAAGCTCAACAAAGCATCAGGGAATTACGTGCGATCCAAAAACAGTATCTACTTGAAGGCTGGAATAACATCAGATCGTACAACGAGGAACTTGAATACGGCGTTGGCGATATGGGTGAAACCGAACATCAAGTGATCGAAAGCCCTATTAATCTTCGCGATCAGGTCTTCGGTCAAATCAGCCTTGAAAAAACTGATGACTGGACTCCAGAACAACGTTCCCTTGTTGATGCAGTTGCCGCACAGGCCGCCATTGCACTTGAGAATGCACGTCTCGTTTCTGAAAGCCGCCAGATCGCTTTGCGAGAACGTACTTTGACAGAGATCAACTCCAAAATATGGTCATCCCCAACCATTGAAAGCATTCTACAAAACGTCATTAAAGAATTAGGCAAACGATTGGATACATCCAATGCCAGCATCGAACTAAACCTGGATGATGAGCTATGA